The genome window TCGATGCTTGAAATCTACTCGGGTAGGTACCATTCGTTCAATATCCGTCATTATGTCCTTCGCCGCCTGTGGATTTCGGGGTGCCAAAAGTAAACCGGCTGTGGAATGCAGCATGGAAATATGACAAATCCCATCTTTCACACCGCTACGCGCAATAACGTCGCAAACACCTTTGGTTATATCATGCATTCCCATATAAACTGTTTGAATATTTTCTTTTTCAATGCACATGGGTTTTTCAATGATTTCTACCAAAAATTTTCGAGGCCGAGGGCCATCAAACTCCACAAATACCAGCCCTTGGGAAGATCCCAACACCAACTTGCCACCATGAATGATTAGAGTAGCAGAACTACCCATTAAAGCCGATTTTACATGACCAGAAGCATCATACGGCGAATCCTGATGTTTGTAGCTTACTCGGGTAGGAATATTTCGGTCGATCTCATCCATCAGATCGGCTAAACCTCTCGGATCCCAGAAAGAAGTGATTGCTAAGCCTGCAGTCGTATGGGGAACAGAAATAACACAAAAGCCCTCTTGTACTCCGCTTTCTTCTAAAATATCATTAACGTCTGCCGTAATGGACATACATGCGCGAAATTCTGTATTGATCTTTTTTTCATACAACATGGTTATCCCCTTCCTTAATCAAAAATTTCAATTTTGCTGCTATCGATCGTCATCAAGGATTGCTCACAAAAATTGCCATTTAAGTCCGGCGTTTTCTGGAAACGAGAAGAAGTTTCTGTTTGAAGTTCTGCCACATAGCCGGCCAGCAAAGATAGCGGTATATAATCCATCAGCGGAAGCAGCCATTCATATCCGTCCGGAGTTTCCGGAATTTGGCAAACTATGGCCTTAGAGACAAAGTCTTCTGGATCTCCATTCGTCACAACCAAGACCGGCCGCCCAATCGCTACTGCCGATCTTATCGTCTCCCGTTCCCGATCATAGGCCGGAGAATTTCGATCAGCTATAACTATCGTCCCAACCGTATCCGGCTCTTTTAAAAAGTAGTTGATATGGCACCAATCCTCACTGTCATCTACCGATACACAGCAGCCATTCGCTTCTAAAAATTTAGCCGCACCAAAAAGTGCGGAGCTAAGTTCTGCATCGTCACCGATAAAATCAAAGCGTTCAAAGTCTTTCCATCTTTGTGCTAATTCATACATCTGGGCATCAATCGTATCCAATGATTTAGCAAAAGACATCACATAGTCTCGAACTGCCGCTTGAAAAGCACTTGATGCCATAGGCGGTAAAGTCCCTCTTACATGGCCAAAACGATTAGCAAAAGAAAGTAAGCCTATTAGAGATGCAAAATAAGACTGCACATCCGATCCTTTATCCGAAATCCCCAAAATATTCAGGCAATACACCCGCTTAGCCAGCATAGCTGCCCGAGACTCAGAATTGTTTGTCATCAGAATAGAAAAAGCCCCGACCTCATTAGCCTTTTTCAATGCTTCGCAAATCCGCGCCGTACTGCCTCCGGCGCTAATGGCAATAACCAAAGGACTGTTAGGTTCACCAATCCCTATTTCATTCTTGCTCAAAAATCGAGTAAAGTCTATAGCGCGCATAACCTGAACGCCAAAGCAATCACAATATTTTTCTACAACAGGAGCCATAGCAATGGCAGCTGCATAAGAATCACCGCAGCCAGTTAAAATAATTTTCCTGACATCAAAAATTTCCGCCATAGTCATCAATTCCCGCAAGCCCGAACCGAAGCAGGCTTCGAGTTGAGCTTCAACTATGTTTGGAAGATTAAAGACTTGCCGCCGAATCGGATTGTCACATTGAATGTTTTTCACTTTTTTCCCTCCCTTGCGCAAAAAATCAACCGTAATTATAAAAGAACAACAGAATCAGACCAATAAAATACAGCCCCAAACCCATAATCAGTGTAATCATCGTTCGTTTTTGTGCATTTTTAAACTCTCGGTAATAAAATCCCCAAAAATATGTCCAAATCGTAGATGTTTTGCCAAAAAGAAAAGAAAGTGTTGCACTAATAGCCGGCATAGAATAAATAGACAAAATATTTCCACCGTAATGGCATAGAGCAGAAACAGCACTCATAAAAAGAGGTCGCTTGCTGCTTCCAATACATAACACCGTTTTCCATTGTTTTTTCCAAGTGAAAAAAATAATACCTAATACCAACACAGATAGTGCCGAGCCGGTAGCCATAAAGGCACACGTTAGAATCGGAGGCAAATTTGCTGCCGTACCTGTAGCTGTCCCGCTAACCCATCCATTCATCAGCAAACAATCTATCAAGAGCCAAAATATAACTTTCCAACCCACTTTATTCTTAGAATTTTCTTTCCTCTGACCGGTTATCGCCGCTTGATCAAGTGCGCACATTTGGGAGGCTTTGGAACAAACATAGCTGGCCACAATAAAAATAATCGTAGTAGTCACAATTAAAGGAAGTGCTTGAGGAGTATCTGGCAATCCTTCTTTGGAAATAGATGTCATAAGCCCCATAATGCTGGTAACCGTACCGGAAAGAGTTGTCGTCAACATCAGTCCCAAATTATTCATAATAGTTAAACTGATTACCATTCCGATCGACATCATGCCGCCGCCTAACATAATCTCCCACATCACATCAGTTTGCTGCCCTATGGCTGTAAAAAGGCCTTCCGGCAGAAGCACAGGTGCTAAAAGCAAAGTAACGCCCCAAACCAAGACAAAGGAAAACATATATAGCATAAATGCAATTCCAATAATTGGATAATCCTTTTTTAGTTTAATGACCTGCATCCAGCTTCCCCACATACTGGCAGCCAGCAAGGTCAAAAAAATCGCTATCGGTGTTGAAAAATAATGCGTCACCTCAATTTCCCCCTTACTTTATCACTCAACTTTCCTACTTATCAAAAACACACCAAAATCTTTACTTAAACGAATAATCAGACTTGCTGCCGGCGTCTATAAAGTTCTGATAGACAGCCTGGATATAGCTATTAAAATCATTCTGATAAGCAACGCTGTGTAAGTTTTCAATACTGGCAAATAAATAAGTAAAAAAAATAAAGACAATCATCATTCCCAGTAAAGTAAAACCCGCTCGTCGTTTGCAAAACAGCGGAAGATAACGGCGAACTGTTGTATCCGATAAAAAGAAAGCCGGACTTAACAACCAAAGAACCAATATTACTGCACTGAACCGATAAATTATCTGATCATATGCAGATGCCGGAATCGGGGTCGGAGTTGTCAAACCGAAAAATAAGATAATCAAGTTTAATATATACCATGTCGACGCTACAAGCATTTTCCACGGTCTGCCCGAGCGAAATCCCAATACTTTTTTCCAAGTTTGTTTCATGTTCTCGTTCCTCGCATATGTTTAAAGCTTTCGTTCCGCTTTCAGTTTTTTTAAAGTTTCCTCCGCTAACTTTCGAGCATTGGCCATAACTTCTTTGGTATAAAGAGGATATGGCCCCCATTGGGCAGCATTATAGCCACTGGCCACATTCGCCATAACCGCTGCCATGTCTGGAGACTCTCCGGAAAAAAGCGCATAAGCCGCCGCCCCAGTCGAACAATTTCCACAGCCAGTTGGATCTGCTGATTCTCCAAAAGGTTTAATCACCGGACAAAAATAAGCATTAGCCGGAGTTACGGCATAAGAACCCCTTTCACCTACCCGGTAAAATGTAAAAGGAACTGGCAATTTCTGAAGTTCGTTGATAATAGCGGCATCATCTTCTTTAGGCAAATCAAACATGTCGGCCGCTTCGTTATTGTTGATAGACCAAGCATCCGCTATCTCCAGCACTCGCCGAACTCGGTTTTGGACTTCTTTCCGGCTCATCCCCCAATTTTTTCGATAAACTCCCGCATACTCTATTTCCCACATAATCTTTAATCCGTTCTTTTCCTTGACTTTTCGGAGATTTTCCCAGACCACCGCATCTAAATTATGTGCCATATAGATACCGCGGATATGGTAACCCCGAGCAGCTTCATCAATATCATCTGCATGCGTCTTTAAAAAACCTAAATGTTCCAGCGAAAAGCTGGGGGTGGGTTTAAAGGAACCATCCTTATTATATTTCAATGTAAAACGAGTATGCTGCTCCATCTCCACCCGAACGGATTCCTGAGTCACGCCGTTAGACACCATCCATTTTCCATAGGTATCTTTGTAATCTGCACCCGTTTTACAAACCAGTTTACAATTCGGTGTCCAAATCCGCATCCCAGACAGCGCATAAAAAGCAGGACCGCCCATGCTCCACTCAGATAGATTCCCACTCTCATCTTCAATTCGATCAGACATAATATTGCCGCAAGCAAGATACTCAACCGCCATGGAATGTCCTCCTCATTAACGCTCAATTACATCAATTGGTGAAAAATACGTAGGAATGAAAATGGTAGGATCCATGCCACCCCGAAACATTGGTTCTCCCAGTGTTGTATGCCGAAAACCGCCAAAAATGGCTCCCGGTAAGTAAGCATACAACTGATTTAAAAATTCCCATCCTTCTGTTGGCAACGGCAGCGGACAATAACGTACAGGCACAGTAATACCAATTTCTTCCGGTTTTTTATCACAACAAACCAGAACTTCTCTATCGTCCCGCTTCATCATTGTATTAATTGCTGCAGCCATATTAGACACACTTTTATCCCGGCTGTTGACCAGCGCTATACTGGCAATTTCAGACCCGAAACTCATAAAACAGTTGACATGCATATAATTCTCACTGTCTACCACTGAGCAAGGATCACCCGAAAGCTCTACTATTTTGGCCTGAATGAATTTAGCTACCCAGAACATCGGACCATTTCCAAGAATTTCAATATATTTCTTGTCCAGCCAATGAATAGCCGCGGCGAAACAAGCCTGATCAATCGTCTGTAATTCTGAAAAAAACCGATCATGATAAATTTGAACCTGTTCCCGCAACGGCACCAGCATGGATTCTGTGCTTCGGTCTTCCGCCATAGCCGCAGCCAAAACAATTAAACTAACCACGTTCATATAATAAGTGCGCAAACCGGCGTTATTGTCTCCGGGCGGACAGTTCAAATAATATAAAATATCAGCTTCCCTAGCCGTTAACGACTTGACACTGCCGGTCATGGCAATAGTGGTAATGCCATGGCGACGACACTGCCTCAAGGCTTCAATGGTTCGAAAAATCTCTCCAGAAACACTAATAAAGATTGCAACTGTATCTTTTTCATCTGGCCGGAACGGATAGTGGCGACTAAGTTCAATCGCTTCTACCGCCTCAAACTCTACCTCTGGCAGATAATAAGCAAATGCTTCTTTTACGGCAAAGGCTGCTAAATTAGAATCGCCACAACCTGTCGCCCATATCCGTTTCGCCTGACGTACCGCTGGATTTTTTATTACTGCCTGAACCTGAGCTGCGGCTCGGTCAAATTGAACCATTGTTAATGGATCCACGTCCATACACTGGGCATAAAAGCTGTCTTGAAAATAAAATTTTCGGTAATAGTTTTCATCGTTTAATCGTTTGTACATATTACCCTCCTATACGTCTTTGCTCCAAATTTGATTACGAAAATCATAACGCCCATTGAAGAAAAACCGTTCGTTTACGGCTGCCTGATATCCAGCTAAAAGTGCCCCGGGAATAAAATCAATCAACGGAGACATCCAAGGTTCCGGTGCCACAGGAAGCTGACAGAAAACAGGTTTTTCTGTACTTTCTGCGTCTCTTTTCTCACTTGTAAAATACTCGAAAAAGCTTGCCGGTATATCCAGCTTCTTCGGAGAGACCTCAAATTCCTGCGGTGCTGCATCTGTTACCACCAGAGTCGGACGATGCTGTTTCAAACAACCGCCTATCGTATCCCGCATCCGGCTGAAACTGGGATCTGCCGCGTTAATCATAACTACCATGCCATAGGTACTGGGCTCACGCTGGAAAAAACTGATATGGGCAAATTCCTCAGATGTCGTATGATCACAAAACACACCACCGCATTCAATAAATTTCTGTTCAACAAATTGAGCGGAAAAACCTTCGTTCCAATCCGCAATCACCTCAAATTTTTGCAAGTCCTTCATTTTTACCGCCAAATCAAACATTTGATCATCAATTGCATTAATTTTTGCCATGAAAGAAATCACATAATCGCTAATTTGATCCTTAATTTCGGTAAATCTGCTCTCCGTCAAACTTCCTTTACATAATCCAAGATATGCCCCTACAGCAGAAAGAGCCACTAAACTGGCATAATAAGAGCGAAGGCCCGGA of Lachnospiraceae bacterium oral taxon 500 contains these proteins:
- a CDS encoding secondary thiamine-phosphate synthase, with the protein product MLYEKKINTEFRACMSITADVNDILEESGVQEGFCVISVPHTTAGLAITSFWDPRGLADLMDEIDRNIPTRVSYKHQDSPYDASGHVKSALMGSSATLIIHGGKLVLGSSQGLVFVEFDGPRPRKFLVEIIEKPMCIEKENIQTVYMGMHDITKGVCDVIARSGVKDGICHISMLHSTAGLLLAPRNPQAAKDIMTDIERMVPTRVDFKHRETASDAGGHVKTALTDSQLTLTIQDGQLMLGEEQAVVFAEYDGPRPRNYFVAVYTD